One region of Thalassophryne amazonica chromosome 16, fThaAma1.1, whole genome shotgun sequence genomic DNA includes:
- the notch3 gene encoding neurogenic locus notch homolog protein 3 has product MEGIIPWIILSSLLFNHNCEGFRCVDKYRPCENGGTCIDSSSRCICRPGYIGTLCQHLDPCHRSPCLNGAACKSQVVSGIPQHTCVCQRGFRGQDCSLIDACATSPCANGARCANWNNHYNCSCPPGYQGKNCRNDIDECRKSGTCLNGGLCINTHGSFRCQCQPGYSGRTCEVSTLPCAPSQCLNGGTCRQTSDHSYECACLPGFKGHNCENNVDDCPGHKCMNGGICVDGVNTYNCQCPPEWTGQYCAEDVNECLMQPNACHNGGTCFNTIGGHSCVCVNGWTGDDCSENIDDCAIAVCFNGATCHDRVASFFCECPVGKTGLLCHLDDACVSNPCNEGAVCDTNPLNGRAICTCPAGFVGGACNQDMDECSIGANPCEHYGKCVNTEGSFQCQCGRGYAGPRCEIDINECLSMPCKNDATCLDHIGEFSCICMPGYTGTYCEIDIDDCESSPCVNDGICRDMVNGFTCTCQPGFTGSMCHIDIDECASTPCKNGAKCYDRPNGFECRCAEGYEGTLCESNINNCQPDPCHHGTCIDGIASYTCNCDAGYTGYRCENQLNECHSNPCQNGGKCVDLVNKYICQCQHGTSGTNCEINFDDCASNPCDYGICKDGINRYDCVCKPGFTGPKCNVEIDECTSSPCRNGGTCVDEENGFHCQCPEGFKPPYCYSQVDECGSSPCVHGSCRDDINGYRCDCEPGWVGKNCDLDRNDCLPSPCQNAGTCIDQLNGFSCKCRQGFRGNLCQVNINECASSPCLNKGTCVDGVASFTCVCELPYSGPTCAEVLTPCSPNPCANHAICTHSPDYLGYQCNCQPGWQGQLCNSDVNECISNPCKNRGTCTNTLGGFVCSCRAGYTGSTCETDINDCFPNPCLNGGSCTDGVNSFHCSCLPGFSGPRCALEINECQSSPCKNGGTCTDYVNSYTCTCRPGFTGIHCETNIPDCTESSCFNGGTCTDKINGYSCTCRSGFTGSHCQYEVNECDSQPCLNGGICQDALESFRCSCPRGYTGNRCQTPLDWCRRSSPCQNGGRCRQKDASFVCECAGSWSGRYCDIPRVSCETAARQRGLQTDELCHHGGHCVNTGNAHYCKCPADYTGSYCETQMDHCENKPCHNGATCRAYVGGYQCDCMPGYTGQNCEIEINECQSHPCQNGGTCIDLVGHYICSCPPGTLGVLCEINEDDCAPPLRLRSAPPKCLNNGTCVDRVGGYRCNCPPGFTGERCEGDINECLSSPCSHTNTLDCIQLPNDYQCVCKPGFTGRQCQGRFSVCESQPCQNGGACSVSSGVALGYTCTCQLGYTGSNCERSLSCRELSCYNGGSCALTTRGARCTCLKGYGGPQCQHRSKEGCSSQPCRNGGLCTEETSFPFFHCQCPSGWTGKRCEHSSRLLEPVPLSCPLPDCHGKANDGVCDKECNTFPCHWDGGDCSLTVNPWNRCTDPQCWSVFNNSQCDVSCNNYDCLYDNFDCKTKEKVCNPIYETYCIDHYADGQCDQGCNTEECAWDGLDCATTVPEDLAKGMLVLVVLLPPEELLHTRTAFLQKLSAILHTSVRFRLNQKGEAMIEPYTRQVARLKRELQPQVEVIGSIVYLEIDNRGCYQSSEDCFPTAESAASYLGALSAVDRLHFPYPVKEARSEPFPPHTHDPMRDWVKYMLMGTMSLLLLIILMIGMLIAHRKREHSTLWMPEGFFLKKEHSSNKNRREPVGQDALGLKHMPKTVEESLLADHSDQWMDSDCPEAKRLKLEEPSILSDSEDAVDSRQWTQHHLAAADIRVPPTMALTPPQGEFESDCMDVNVRGPDGFTPLMLASFCGGSLETEVAEDDESEECSANIISDLIYQGASLAAQTDRTGETALHLAARYARADAAKRLLDAGADANAQDNTGRTPLHAAVAADAQGVFQILIRNRATDLDSRMYDGSTALILAARLAVEGMVEELITCHADVNAVDELGKSALHWAAAVNNVDATVALLKNGANKDMQDLKEETPLFLAAREGSCEAVKVLLAHFANREITDHMDRLPRDIAQDRMHHDIVQLLDEYNTVRSPQGHGGGGHHLGGGHTLSPLMCPPSAFLPSLKTTPQGKKNRRPGAKGSSLGGQHAASLKDSVKARNKKLTLDMQSALLESSVTLSPVDSLDSPHGGASNAGYITNPTSPVTMQSPGLFHTTMSVPTTPMVHSSMLEGGGPFAVSLAQLNDLGAGGMSLQGRVSMASDVNHGYVLSSGQMGLNMGMVSPVSVPFDWHTRMPSSSQCGQQVVNLVQSSQPGMHSQSPAMQQQQQTMMMHQQQMYRNAMLQPTPVTSTPSISPVKLPTIAEQQQQSQQLINHTITSQQSLVRHSTSTPPTPQSAQPPPACFQQQVPQQPSQPQPAAQTPQAATPAAQPTQAAPPQASSSNAGTEDYPTPPSQHSYSSAHDATPKHYLNLATEHPYLTPSPESSEPWCSPSPHCGSDWSDSTPSPAVAGPNQTQIPQVPESSGKMQVFA; this is encoded by the exons ATGTCGTCCAGGTTACATTGGTACTCTGTGTCAACATCTGGATCCCTGTCATCGATCTCCATGTCTGAACGGAGCAGCATGCAAGAGCCAGGTGGTCAGTGGCATCCCACAGCATACCTGTGTGTGCCAGAGAGGGTTCAGAG GGCAAGACTGCTCCCTCATTGATGCTTGTGCCACAAGTCCCTGTGCCAACGGTGCCCGCTGTGCCAATTGGAATAATCACTACAATTGCTCATGTCCACCTGGTTATCAGGGAAAAAACTGCCGTAATGACATTGATGAGTGCCGCAAGTCTGGCACTTGCCTTAATGGTGGTCTTTGCATCAACACCCATGGATCCTTCCGCTGTCAGTGCCAACCTGGATACAGCGGGCGCACATGTGAAGTGTCCACTCTACCCTGTGCCCCCTCTCAGTGTCTTAATGGGGGCACCTGTCGACAGACCAGTGACCATTCCTACGAGTGCGCCTGCCTGCCAG GTTTTAAGGGACACAACTGTGAGAATAATGTGGATGACTGTCCAGGCCACAAGTGCATGAATGGTGGAATATGTGTGGATGGCGTTAACACCTACAATTGCCAGTGTCCACCTGAATGGACAG GTCAATACTGTGCTGAGGATGTCAATGAGTGCCTCATGCAACCAAACGCTTGCCACAATGGTGGCACCTGCTTCAACACCATTGGTGGTCACAGCTGCGTCTGTGTTAATGGTTGGACTGGAGATGACTGCAGTGAAAACATTGATGACTGTGCCATTGCTGTTTGCTTCAATGGTGCTACCTGTCACGACCGAGTAGCATCCTTTTTCTGCGAGTGCCCGGTTGGAAAAACAG GTTTGCTGTGCCATCTTGATGATGCATGTGTGAGTAACCCGTGCAACGAAGGGGCAGTATGTGACACAAACCCCCTAAATGGCCGTGCCATCTGCACCTGTCCTGCTGGCTTTGTAGGAGGAGCCTGCAATCAGGACATGGATGAATGTTCAATTG GTGCCAACCCATGTgagcattatgggaaatgtgtGAACACAGAGGGCTCCTTCCAGTGCCAGTGTGGTCGTGGATATGCTGGGCCGCGGTGCGAGATTGACATCAACGAATGCTTGTCCATGCCCTGCAAGAACGATGCTACATGTCTGGACCACATCGGAGAGTTTTCCTGCATCTGCATGCCAG GTTATACGGGGACATACTGCGAGATTGACATAGATGATTGTGAAAGCAGTCCATGTGTGAATGATGGCATCTGCAGGGACATGGTTAATGGCTTCACGTGCACCTGCCAGCCAG GGTTTACTGGCAGCATGTGTCACATCGACATAGATGAGTGTGCTAGCACGCCCTGTAAGAATGGAGCAAAGTGCTATGATCGTCCAAATGGATTTGAGTGCCGTTGCGCTGAAG GTTATGAAGGCACCCTTTGTGAGAGTAATATCAACAACTGTCAGCCTGACCCATGTCACCATGGTACTTGCATCGATGGTATTGCCAGCTACACTTGTAACTGTGATGCTGGGTACACGGGCTATCGCTGTGAGAACCAGCTCAATGAGTGCCACAGCAACCCTTGTCAAAATGGTGGCAAGTGTGTGGACTTGGTCAACAAATACATCTGTCAGTGCCAACATGGAACCTCAG GCACTAACTGTGAGATAAATTTTGATGATTGTGCCAGTAACCCATGTGACTATGGCATCTGCAAAGATGGCATCAACCGCTATGACTGTGTTTGCAAACCTGGCTTCACTG GTCCCAAGTGTAATGTGGAGATCGATGAGTGCACATCTAGCCCATGTCGGAATGGAGGGACATGCGTGGATGAAGAAAATGGATTTCACTGCCAGTGTCCTGAAGGCTTTAAACCACCGTACTGTTACTCCCAAGTGGATGAGTGTGGTAGCAGTCCATGTGTCCATGGCTCGTGCAGAGATGACATTAATGG GTACCGCTGTGACTGTGAGCCTGGATGGGTAGGAAAGAACTGTGACCTAGACAGAAATGACTGTCTGCCCAGTCCCTGTCAGAATGCTGGCACATGCATCGACCAGCTCAACGGCTTCAGTTGCAAGTGTCGCCAAGGCTTCCGAG GTAACCTCTGCCAGGTGAACATCAACGAGTGTGCCTCCAGTCCGTGTCTGAACAAGGGCACTTGCGTGGACGGAGTAGCGAGTTTCACCTGCGTCTGCGAGCTTCCTTACAGTGGACCTACTTGTGCTGAAGTCCTCACCCCTTGCTCCCCGAACCCGTGTGCTAATCATGCCATCTGCACTCACTCACCGGATTACTTGGGCTATCAGTGCAACTGCCAGCCAGGGTGGCAAG GTCAGCTGTGTAACAGTGATGTGAATGAATGCATCTCCAACCCCTGCAAGAACCGTGGGACCTGCACAAACACACTTGGAGGCTTTGTGTGCTCGTGCAGAGCTGGATATACTGGAtccacctgtgaaactgacatcAATGACTGTTTCCCCA ACCCATGCTTAAATGGAGGTTCCTGTACAGATGGAGTGAACTCCTTCCACTGTAGCTGCCTGCCAGGTTTCTCTGGGCCCCGCTGCGCTTTAGAGATCAACGAATGCCAGAGCTCCCCCTGCAAAAATGGGGGCACGTGCACAGACTATGTTAACTCGTACACCTGCACCTGTAGACCTGGATTTACCGGCATCCATTGCGAAACCAACATCCCTGACTGCACTGAAAG CTCTTGCTTCAATGGAGGGACATGCACCGATAAAATCAATGGCTACTCCTGCACCTGTCGCTCAGGCTTCACTGGCTCCCACTGCCAGTATGAGGTCAATGAGTGTGACTCACAGCCCTGCCTCAATGGAGGCATCTGCCAAGATGCACTGGAGTCATTCCGTTGCTCCTGTCCAAGAGGCTACACTGGCAACCGCTGCCAG ACGCCACTGGATTGGTGTAGGCGCTCTTCTCCCTGCCAAAATGGAGGACGTTGTCGCCAAAAGGATGCTTCCTTCGTCTGTGAATGTGCTGGCAGCTggtctggtcgttactgtgacatCCCCCGGGTCTCCTGTGAGACAGCTGCTCGCCAGAGAG GTCTCCAGACAGATGAACTCTGCCATCACGGAGGTCACTGTGTCAACACTGGGAATGCCCACTATTGCAAATGTCCAGCTGACTACACCGGCAGCTACTGTGAAACCCAAATGGATCACTGTGAAAACAAACCTTGTCACAATGGCGCCACCTGCAGGGCATATGTGGGAGGTTACCAGTGTGAT TGTATGCCAGGATATACCGGGCAGAACTGCGAGATAGAGATCAATGAGTGCCAGTCTCACCCGTGCCAAAACGGAGGCACTTGCATTGATCTGGTTGGCCATTACATCTGCTCCTGCCCTCCTGGCACACTGG gtGTTCTCTGTGAAATCAACGAAGATGACTGTGCTCCACCACTGAGGCTGCGCAGCGCTCCTCCAAAGTGTCTGAACAATGGTACCTGTGTGGACAGAGTGGGAGGATACCGCTGTAATTGTCCCCCAGGCTTTACAGGAGAAAGATGTGAGGGGGACATCAACGAGTGTCTTTCTAGCCCCTGCAGTCACACCAACACACTTGACTGCATCCAGTTACCAAATGACTACCAGTGTGTCTGCAAGCCTGGCTTCACAG GTCGTCAGTGCCAGGGCCGGTTCAGTGTTTGTGAGTCTCAGCCCTGTCAGAACGGAGGAGCCTGTTCTGTGTCCAGCGGCGTTGCACTTGGATACACCTGCACTTGTCAACTT GGCTACACTGGGTCCAACTGTGAAAGGAGTTTGTCCTGTCGGGAGCTGTCCTGCTATAATGGCGGGAGCTGTGCACTTACCACACGTGGGGCACGGTGCACCTGTTTGAAAGGTTATGGCGGGCCGCAGTGTCAGCACCGCAGCAAAGAAGGTTGCTCCTCCCAACCTTGCCGTAATGGAGGGTTGTGCACTGAAGAGACCAGTTTCCCTTTCTTCCACTGCCAGTGTCCCAGTGGCTGGACTGGCAAGCGCTGTGAGCACAGCAGCAGACTTTTAGAGCCTGTTCCACTTTCCTGCCCACTACCAGACTGTCACGGCAAAGCAAATGACGGCGTGTGTGACAAGGAGTGCAACACATTCCCCTGCCACTGGGATGGCGGTGACTGCTCTCTGACAGTGAATCCCTGGAACCGTTGCACAGATCCTCAGTGCTGGAGCGTTTTCAACAACAGTCAGTGCGATGTGTCCTGCAACAACTACGACTGCCTCTACGACAACTTTGACTGCAAGACCAAGGAGAAAGTCTGCAA CCCCATTTATGAGACCTACTGTATTGACCACTACGCTGACGGTCAGTGCGACCAGGGCTGCAACACAGAGGAGTGTGCCTGGGACGGCCTGGACTGTGCCACAACCGTTCCAGAAGACCTTGCGAAGGGTATGTTGGTCTTGGTGGTCCTGCTGCCTCCAGAGGAGCTTCTCCACACCCGCACAGCCTTCTTGCAGAAGTTAAGTGCCATCCTGCACACCTCAGTGCGCTTCAGGCTGAACCAGAAAGGAGAAGCCATGATCGAGCCCTACACTCGCCAAGTGGCACGCCTCAAACGCGAGCTCCAGCCCCAAGTGGAGGTTATCGG CTCCATAGTTTACCTGGAGATAGACAACCGTGGGTGTTATCAGagctctgaggactgtttccctACAGCTGAAAGTGCCGCGAGCTACCTGGGAGCTTTATCAGCTGTAGACAGGTTACACTTCCCTTATCCAGTCAAAGAAGCCCGCA GTGAGCCTTTCCCACCACATACACATGACCCCATGCGCGACTGGGTCAAGTATATGCTGATGGGGACAATGTCTCTGTTACTGTTGATCATCCTTATGATTGGCATGCTGATTGCACATCGAAAGAGAGAACATAGCACCCTGTGGATGCCGGAGGGCTTCTTCCTCAAGAAAGaacacagcagcaacaaaaaccgCAGAGAACCCGTGGGTCAGGATGCTCTGGGGTTGAA ACACATGCCAAAAACAGTGGAGGAATCTCTGCTCGCAGACCACAGCGATCAGTGGATGGACTCGGACTGCCCTGAGGCAAAACGGCTAAAG CTTGAGGAGCCGAGCATCCTGTCGGACAGCGAAGATGCAGTGGACAGCAGGCAGTGGACACAGCACCACCTCGCAGCTGCAGATATCCGTGTACCTCCCACAATGGCCCTCACTCCTCCCCAGGGAGAGTTTGAGAGCGACTGCATGGACGTCAATGTCCGAGGCCCAG ATGGCTTTACACCCCTGATGCTGGCGTCTTTCTGTGGTGGCAGCTTAGAAACAGAGGTGGCGGAGGATGACGAGTCAGAGGAGTGCTCAGCCAATATCATCTCTGACCTCATCTACCAGGGTGCGTCTCTGGCTGCACAGACAGACCGCACCGGTGAGACTGCGCTCCACCTGGCTGCTCGCTACGCTCGTGCCGATGCAGCCAAGAGGCTGCTAGACGCTGGGGCGGACGCCAACGCTCAGGACAACACAGGCCGTACGCCGCTCCATGCTGCTGTGGCTGCAGATGCACAGGGCGTCTTCCAG ATTCTGATCCGAAACCGAGCTACAGATCTGGACTCACGCATGTACGACGGCTCCACTGCGCTGATCCTTGCTGCGCGGCTGGCAGTGGAGGGCATGGTGGAGGAGCTCATAACCTGCCACGCCGATGTCAACGCGGTCGATGAACTCG GCAAATCTGCACTGCACTGGGCGGCTGCCGTTAACAATGTGGACGCGACCGTTGCCCTGCTGAAGAACGGTGCcaacaaagacatgcaggatCTTAAG GAGGAGACACCTCTCTTCTTAGCAGCCCGGGAGGGCAGCTGTGAAGCTGTGAAGGTGCTGCTTGCACATTTTGCTAACAGAGAGATCACAGACCACATGGACAGGTTGCCGAGAGACATTGCTCAAGACCGCATGCACCATGATATTGTGCAGCTCCTTGACGAGTACAACACGGTACGGAGTCCCCAGGGCCACGGAGGAGGCGGACACCACCTTGGTGGGGGGCATACGCTGTCCCCTCTCATGTGCCCACCCAGTGCCTTCCTGCCCAGTCTGAAGACCACGCCACAGGGTAAGAAAAACCGTCGGCCTGGGGCCAAGGGTTCCAGCCTGGGAGGACAGCATGCTGCCAGTCTGAAGGATTCAGTCAAAGCCCGCAATAAAAAGCTGACCCTGGACATGCAGAGTGCATTACTGGAGAGCTCGGTCACCTTATCCCCCGTCGATTCCCTGGACTCACCACACGGGGGAGCTAGCAACGCTGGCTACATCACCAACCCCACTTCACCTGTAACCATGCAGTCACCAGGGCTCTTCCACACCACCATGTCTGTTCCAACCACCCCGATGGTGCACAGCAGCATGTTGGAGGGAGGCGGCCCTTTTGCTGTGTCTCTAGCTCAGCTCAATGACCTGGGAGCTGGAGGGATGTCCCTGCAGGGGCGTGTCTCCATGGCGTCGGATGTCAATCACGGCTATGTGCTGAGTTCAGGCCAAATGGGGCTCAACATGGGCATGGTCAGTCCAGTCAGTGTGCCCTTTGACTGGCACACCCGGATGCCTTCCTCCTCCCAGTGCGGTCAGCAGGTGGTGAACCTGGTGCAGAGTAGCCAGCCGGGCATGCACTCCCAGAGTCCAgccatgcagcagcagcagcagaccaTGATGATGCACCAGCAGCAAATGTACCGTAACGCCATGTTACAGCCCACACCTGTTACCTCCACACCGTCTATCAGCCCCGTCAAGCTGCCCACCATTGCAGAGCAACAGCAGCAGTCGCAGCAGCTGATCAACCACACCATCACCAGTCAGCAGAGCTTGGTGCGCCACAGCACGTCCACCCCACCAACACCCCAGAGCGCACAGCCCCCACCGGCCTGCTTCCAGCAGCAGGTTCCCCAGCAGCCTTCCCAGCCGCAGCCTGCTGCTCAGACTCCACAGGCTGCCACGCCAGCAGCCCAGCCCACTCAGGCCGCTCCCCCTCAGGCCAGTAGCAGCAATGCAGGAACAGAGGATTACCCCACCCCTCCCTCCCAGCACAGCTACTCGTCTGCACACGATGCCACTCCCAAACATTACCTCAATTTGGCCACCGAACATCCCTACCTGACCCCCTCCCCAGAGTCCTCTGAGCCGTGGTGTAGCCCCTCTCCTCACTGCGGCTCTGATTGGTCAGATTCCACACCCAGCCCAGCAGTCGCTGGCCCCAACCAAACCCAAATTCCccaagtcccggagtccagtGGCAAGATGCAGGTGTTTGCATAA